From Verrucomicrobia bacterium S94, the proteins below share one genomic window:
- the modA gene encoding molybdate ABC transporter substrate-binding protein: MKLIPTLLFILSLTASTHAGLSVFAAASTTDAMKELAAAYEENGGETVRFNFASSGALARQIEAGAPADLFVSANVKWMDWLEEKSAVQNGTRFNLAANSLVLTAPPVSTVKFDGTVPGKVAVGELKSVPAGMYAKEALEHLGWYREWKPQLVQASSVRTALLYVQRGEVSAGIVYATDAKAAGLPVVGIFPPNHTVRLSIPPQRFRKISPL, from the coding sequence ATGAAATTAATACCCACGCTTTTGTTTATTCTGTCGCTCACTGCATCAACGCATGCCGGACTCTCCGTTTTTGCGGCGGCCAGCACCACCGACGCCATGAAAGAACTGGCCGCAGCCTATGAAGAAAACGGCGGGGAAACCGTGCGCTTTAACTTTGCCTCTTCCGGCGCACTTGCCCGGCAGATCGAAGCCGGAGCTCCCGCCGATCTCTTTGTCTCCGCCAACGTCAAATGGATGGACTGGCTGGAAGAGAAATCGGCCGTACAGAACGGCACCCGCTTCAACCTCGCGGCTAATTCGCTGGTCTTAACGGCACCGCCCGTCAGTACCGTCAAATTCGACGGCACAGTGCCCGGCAAAGTGGCCGTCGGCGAACTTAAAAGCGTACCGGCGGGCATGTATGCCAAAGAGGCACTGGAACATCTGGGCTGGTACAGGGAATGGAAGCCGCAGCTGGTGCAGGCTTCCAGTGTCCGCACCGCCCTGCTCTATGTCCAGCGCGGTGAAGTCAGCGCCGGCATCGTCTATGCCACCGATGCCAAAGCTGCCGGCCTTCCGGTCGTCGGCATCTTTCCCCCGAATCACACAGTCCGATTATCTATCCCGCCGCAGCGGTTTCGAAAAATCAGTCCGCTGTAA
- a CDS encoding molybdate ABC transporter permease subunit, with protein sequence MFNLSPSEWSAVGLSLKVALGVAAVTAVPAVLVGWLFARKNFRGKLLLESLVHAPLVIPPVVTGYLLLVTFGRNGFIGKWLADTFDIRLVFTWQGAVLASAIVAFPLAVRSVRLAVSMVDRRLEEAAQTLGYNRVRVFMKITLPLAWPGILGGILLAFSRSLGEFGATITFAGNVESSTQTLPLAIYSALQVPGEETLAMRLVIASLILCFASLLISELLTHKAKRKMGRESRR encoded by the coding sequence ATGTTTAATTTATCCCCATCCGAATGGAGTGCGGTGGGACTTTCGCTGAAAGTCGCCCTGGGCGTTGCCGCAGTCACCGCCGTTCCGGCCGTGCTCGTGGGCTGGCTGTTTGCTCGGAAGAATTTCCGGGGCAAACTGCTGCTCGAAAGCCTGGTGCATGCGCCGCTGGTCATTCCGCCGGTGGTGACCGGTTACCTGCTGCTGGTAACGTTCGGCCGGAACGGTTTTATCGGAAAATGGCTGGCCGATACATTTGATATCCGACTGGTCTTCACCTGGCAGGGCGCGGTACTGGCCTCGGCCATTGTGGCCTTTCCGCTGGCCGTCCGCTCCGTACGCCTGGCCGTTTCGATGGTCGACCGGCGGCTCGAAGAAGCGGCGCAGACCCTGGGCTATAACCGTGTGCGCGTTTTTATGAAAATAACACTTCCGCTGGCGTGGCCGGGTATTCTCGGCGGCATCCTGCTCGCCTTTTCCCGCAGCCTGGGCGAGTTCGGCGCCACAATCACCTTTGCCGGAAATGTGGAAAGCTCAACCCAGACCCTGCCGCTGGCCATTTATTCCGCCCTGCAGGTTCCCGGCGAAGAAACACTGGCGATGCGGCTGGTGATTGCCTCGCTGATTCTCTGCTTCGCCTCGCTGCTGATTTCCGAACTTTTAACACACAAAGCCAAACGAAAGATGGGTCGTGAATCTCGACGTTAA
- the modC gene encoding molybdenum ABC transporter ATP-binding protein codes for MNLDVNIYYRQGSFLLDAAFRCFESALGIFGHSGCGKSTLFRAIAGLIRPDGGHIALDGETFFDADRHLFIPPHRRGIGLVFQDARLFPHWSVEQNLRAGECLKERIKNRPFNFNDIVDLLNIRPLIEREVTDLSGGEKQRIAIGRTLLSNPKLLLMDEPVTGLDVSLKMQILPFLARIHTTLQIPTILISHDLGEILQLTDQLLLMRRGSVTGFGKLDRLVQQRETLQELKGADLTNLISATVKEHRTKQGTTHLLLPDDPRYILGMELDSRLPVGKEINIGIAANQIALATDRIDAISMRNQLPGTVMKIVHTADRSICHIETPAGNLFAEITPGTVQDMQLTEGSHIWTLFKSMAIQRL; via the coding sequence GTGAATCTCGACGTTAATATCTATTACAGGCAGGGCAGTTTCCTGCTTGATGCCGCATTCAGATGTTTTGAATCTGCCCTGGGTATATTCGGTCATTCGGGCTGCGGAAAAAGCACCCTGTTCCGCGCCATCGCCGGACTGATCCGGCCTGACGGCGGGCATATTGCGCTCGACGGGGAAACGTTTTTCGATGCCGACCGCCACCTCTTTATTCCACCGCATCGCCGCGGCATCGGCCTGGTTTTTCAGGATGCGCGGCTGTTTCCGCACTGGTCGGTAGAGCAGAACCTGCGGGCCGGTGAATGCCTGAAGGAACGGATAAAAAACCGCCCGTTCAACTTTAACGATATTGTGGATCTGCTGAATATCAGACCGCTGATCGAGCGTGAAGTGACCGACCTTTCCGGCGGTGAAAAACAGCGCATCGCCATCGGCCGCACGCTGCTTTCCAACCCGAAACTGCTCCTGATGGATGAACCGGTCACCGGACTGGATGTATCGCTGAAAATGCAGATTCTGCCTTTCCTTGCCCGCATTCACACCACCTTGCAGATTCCGACCATTCTGATCAGCCACGATCTCGGCGAAATCCTGCAGCTGACCGATCAGCTGCTTTTAATGCGCCGGGGTTCCGTCACCGGATTCGGCAAACTTGACCGGCTGGTGCAGCAGCGGGAAACCCTCCAGGAACTGAAAGGAGCCGACCTGACCAATCTGATTTCCGCAACGGTGAAAGAGCACCGGACCAAACAGGGAACCACCCATCTGCTTCTTCCGGATGATCCCCGCTATATCCTCGGTATGGAACTCGATTCCAGGCTCCCGGTAGGAAAGGAAATCAACATCGGCATTGCCGCCAACCAGATTGCTTTGGCGACAGACCGGATCGACGCCATTTCAATGCGTAACCAGCTTCCCGGAACCGTCATGAAAATCGTGCATACCGCCGACCGCTCCATCTGTCATATCGAGACGCCGGCCGGAAACCTCTTTGCCGAAATCACCCCCGGAACGGTGCAGGATATGCAGCTTACCGAAGGTTCACACATCTGGACCCTTTTCAAAAGTATGGCCATTCAGCGGCTTTGA
- a CDS encoding rhodanese-like domain-containing protein codes for MSEPIELTIDEIDLADFEVIDIREPEEVAKDPLPCRHRHIPMNDLLGNPSVIDKEQAVLLVCAAGVRTNYTANAFRSAGYNKVYSLVGGNRVLAD; via the coding sequence ATGTCTGAACCGATTGAACTCACCATTGATGAAATTGATTTAGCTGATTTTGAAGTGATTGATATCCGCGAGCCGGAGGAGGTGGCGAAGGATCCGCTGCCGTGCCGACATCGGCATATTCCGATGAATGATCTGCTGGGCAATCCATCGGTTATCGATAAGGAGCAGGCGGTTCTGCTTGTCTGCGCCGCCGGGGTCCGCACCAACTATACCGCCAATGCCTTTCGATCCGCAGGATACAACAAGGTTTATTCGCTGGTCGGCGGTAACCGGGTGCTGGCGGATTAA
- a CDS encoding cell wall hydrolase, with amino-acid sequence MKNRRTATLALAGLPLLAKAAETNTVENIERKKKAPENFLSEETARIVSYTIYAEARGEDYEGKRAVASVIATRALLLRRTMAEICLHEKQFSCWNNIYEVPESYVAGNYSNLNDIVARADSYALAWELLSYNRKWDRFTHFYNPSKASPSWASKLKGVKMIGNHVFGFMEPKFMPR; translated from the coding sequence ATGAAAAACCGAAGAACAGCAACACTGGCCCTTGCCGGTCTGCCGCTGCTGGCCAAGGCCGCAGAAACCAATACCGTTGAAAATATCGAACGCAAAAAAAAGGCGCCGGAAAATTTCCTGAGCGAGGAGACCGCACGCATTGTGAGTTATACGATTTATGCGGAAGCGCGGGGCGAAGATTATGAAGGCAAACGCGCCGTGGCCTCGGTCATTGCCACACGGGCCCTGCTGCTGCGGCGCACCATGGCCGAAATCTGCCTGCACGAAAAACAGTTTTCCTGCTGGAACAACATTTACGAAGTGCCCGAATCCTATGTTGCCGGAAACTACAGCAACCTGAACGACATTGTTGCGCGGGCCGATTCCTACGCACTGGCATGGGAACTCCTTTCCTATAACCGCAAGTGGGACCGGTTCACCCATTTTTACAATCCTTCGAAAGCCAGCCCCTCCTGGGCATCGAAACTCAAAGGGGTTAAAATGATCGGCAACCATGTTTTCGGTTTCATGGAGCCGAAATTTATGCCCCGATAA
- a CDS encoding DUF4419 domain-containing protein — MNPLKFATFCIILVLYGPVVQAESRTLKLNDCDIAEEPLPETPTLQIIWKLAGKPEAYSVFPEHMVQTTGSPFVDAAGHAFATHRPLRISPDHIWLIIAQGFAAHINTHADELRDHFVSHSGKKVLQVKRDDFKKGRMQNPWEEVFPEFSNQIGEHIGEDTRQLITASFSTTTPAEQAAFEITLMNAMQHYFSYSISTYCGIPEIILEGTTEDWKSLRERAGKLAQYDLEWWTAELDPILAAFVDASEGRLDLEFWNSFYKRHQTSGSSYINGWIVKLFPYLRRKNGTLYRNPVFDEDAALEPMIDADDFPLGLSMVPFVWKHHNRQYNMEFMAGFIGIAQDPETQTLRPEIGWIIRDKPTQPFWKKWLGI, encoded by the coding sequence ATGAACCCGCTGAAATTCGCCACGTTCTGCATTATACTGGTTCTGTACGGCCCTGTTGTGCAGGCGGAAAGCCGGACACTGAAACTGAATGATTGTGATATTGCGGAAGAACCTTTGCCGGAAACTCCGACCCTGCAAATTATTTGGAAACTTGCCGGAAAACCGGAAGCCTATTCTGTATTTCCAGAACATATGGTGCAGACTACCGGCTCTCCATTTGTGGATGCTGCCGGTCATGCCTTTGCAACCCATCGCCCACTGCGCATTTCACCCGACCATATCTGGTTGATTATTGCCCAGGGATTCGCTGCTCATATAAACACCCATGCCGATGAGCTGCGCGATCATTTTGTATCTCATTCCGGGAAAAAAGTGCTTCAGGTGAAGCGGGATGATTTTAAAAAAGGCAGAATGCAGAATCCATGGGAAGAGGTTTTTCCGGAATTCTCCAATCAGATCGGCGAACACATCGGAGAAGACACCCGGCAACTGATCACGGCATCGTTCAGCACGACAACGCCAGCCGAACAAGCCGCCTTCGAAATCACCCTGATGAATGCCATGCAGCATTACTTTTCTTATAGTATTTCCACCTATTGCGGAATCCCGGAAATCATCCTGGAAGGTACAACCGAAGACTGGAAATCCCTACGGGAAAGAGCCGGGAAACTCGCCCAGTATGATCTGGAATGGTGGACGGCAGAACTCGATCCGATTCTCGCAGCCTTTGTCGATGCTTCAGAAGGCCGCCTTGATCTTGAATTCTGGAATTCCTTCTATAAAAGACATCAGACCAGCGGAAGCTCGTATATTAACGGATGGATTGTGAAGCTATTCCCCTATCTGCGCAGGAAGAATGGAACACTATACCGCAATCCGGTTTTCGATGAAGATGCCGCGTTGGAACCCATGATAGATGCCGACGACTTTCCTCTCGGTCTGTCCATGGTTCCCTTTGTCTGGAAACACCATAACCGACAATACAACATGGAATTTATGGCCGGCTTCATCGGCATTGCCCAGGATCCGGAAACCCAAACCCTGCGACCGGAAATCGGATGGATTATCCGGGATAAACCGACCCAACCGTTCTGGAAAAAGTGGTTGGGAATCTGA
- the amrB gene encoding AmmeMemoRadiSam system protein B gives MKTTVLESGLAGRWYADDPELLAREIDRCLDAVNPEPVEHLMALLLPHAGYRYSGKVAAQGVKLLRGRRFKRVIILGPSHRVALQDTVSIPDAAHIKTPLGLIPLDREAISGLWKNEAFTAHPYAHQNEHSVQIELPLLQRVLDGFSLIPVVCGQLSDTAAKRIAAELRPLMNDETLLVISSDFTHYGRDFGYVPFTDDIEKNLRELDLGAFAKMQAHDLQGFQQYIRETGATICGSSPIAVLLAMLPDHAVIRLLTYDTSGNLTGDWSHCVSYLSAAVSGQWKTDAAQADSGLSARDKITLLAFARHTISRQLRPDIPPFEMNPTPAMQEKRGVFVTLHKQGQLRGCIGEIFPRRPLVDAVKEQAVNAAFHDPRFPKIREDELAEIDLEITVLTPPEPVDSWEDIEIGRHGIVLNRGLHAAVFLPQVAPEQGWDLVTTLSHLSVKAGLPSNAWKTDCRFEVFEGEVFGE, from the coding sequence ATGAAAACAACAGTCCTTGAATCCGGTCTGGCGGGTCGGTGGTATGCGGATGATCCGGAGCTGCTTGCCCGGGAGATTGACCGCTGTCTTGATGCCGTGAATCCTGAACCGGTGGAACATCTGATGGCGCTGCTGCTTCCGCATGCCGGCTACCGCTATTCCGGGAAGGTGGCCGCACAGGGCGTGAAACTGCTCAGAGGCCGCCGGTTTAAGCGCGTGATTATTCTGGGGCCGTCGCATCGGGTTGCCCTGCAGGATACGGTCAGTATTCCGGATGCGGCCCATATAAAAACGCCGCTGGGGCTGATTCCGCTGGATCGGGAGGCGATTTCCGGACTCTGGAAAAATGAAGCCTTCACGGCGCATCCTTATGCGCACCAAAATGAGCACAGTGTACAGATTGAACTGCCGCTGCTGCAGCGGGTACTGGACGGTTTTTCATTGATTCCGGTGGTCTGCGGTCAGCTTTCCGATACCGCTGCAAAGCGAATTGCCGCGGAATTGCGGCCCTTGATGAATGACGAGACGCTGCTGGTGATCAGCTCCGATTTTACTCACTACGGCCGGGATTTCGGCTATGTGCCTTTTACGGATGACATCGAGAAAAATCTGCGGGAGCTGGATCTGGGCGCATTTGCAAAAATGCAGGCGCACGATCTGCAGGGCTTTCAGCAGTATATTCGGGAAACCGGGGCCACCATCTGCGGCAGCAGTCCGATCGCCGTGCTGCTGGCCATGCTTCCGGACCATGCGGTAATCCGTCTGTTGACGTATGACACATCGGGGAATCTGACCGGCGACTGGTCGCATTGTGTGAGTTATCTGTCCGCTGCTGTTTCCGGACAGTGGAAGACCGATGCGGCACAGGCGGATTCAGGGCTTTCTGCAAGGGATAAGATCACATTGCTGGCTTTTGCGCGACATACCATTTCGAGACAGCTGAGGCCGGATATTCCGCCATTTGAAATGAACCCGACTCCGGCCATGCAGGAAAAGCGCGGTGTTTTCGTCACGCTGCATAAACAGGGGCAGCTGCGCGGGTGCATCGGCGAAATTTTTCCGCGCCGGCCACTGGTTGATGCGGTGAAGGAGCAGGCCGTGAATGCCGCATTTCATGATCCGCGGTTCCCGAAAATCCGGGAAGATGAGCTGGCGGAGATTGATCTTGAAATTACGGTGCTTACCCCGCCGGAACCGGTGGATTCCTGGGAGGATATCGAGATCGGCCGCCACGGGATTGTTTTGAACCGCGGGTTGCATGCTGCGGTATTTCTGCCGCAGGTTGCCCCGGAGCAGGGGTGGGATCTGGTGACCACACTGAGTCATCTTTCCGTAAAGGCCGGACTGCCTTCGAATGCCTGGAAAACGGATTGCAGATTTGAGGTATTTGAAGGAGAGGTTTTCGGCGAGTGA
- a CDS encoding alpha/beta hydrolase, translating into MNPTTHQSIVNCMLENPLIRYALYGGGVYLCLNLFAAVISDRILFQPQPPGYKQLPNEVRIPTTDGESINAVWLHNRDAEYTLFFSHGNGEDLSVVLPFLMEYYADHFSILAYDYRGYGSSDGTPSYRKAKDDAEAAYQWLVNKQAVKPADIIAIGRSLGGALAVQTAARHPVGGLICECSFASAFRVKTRVRILPWDKFNNEKAIATVQCPVLIIHGRDDRIVPFSHGQKLYNAAPEPKRHFWIDDARHMNYAYVAGDEYLKTILSFVAEL; encoded by the coding sequence TTGAATCCGACGACACATCAATCTATCGTAAACTGCATGCTTGAAAACCCGCTCATCCGATACGCGCTCTATGGCGGAGGAGTCTACCTGTGTCTGAATCTCTTTGCCGCCGTCATCTCAGACCGGATCCTGTTTCAGCCACAGCCGCCCGGCTATAAACAGTTGCCAAACGAAGTCCGGATTCCCACCACCGATGGAGAAAGCATCAACGCCGTCTGGCTGCATAATCGCGACGCAGAATACACGCTCTTTTTCAGCCATGGCAACGGAGAGGACCTCAGCGTAGTTCTGCCGTTCCTTATGGAATACTACGCCGACCATTTTTCCATCCTGGCCTACGACTACCGCGGTTACGGCAGCAGCGACGGAACCCCCTCCTACCGCAAGGCCAAAGACGATGCAGAAGCGGCCTATCAGTGGCTTGTCAATAAGCAGGCGGTGAAGCCCGCAGATATTATCGCTATCGGCCGTTCACTCGGCGGAGCCCTGGCGGTTCAGACTGCGGCGCGGCATCCGGTCGGCGGCCTGATCTGTGAATGCTCCTTTGCATCGGCCTTCCGTGTAAAAACCCGGGTCCGGATTCTGCCGTGGGATAAATTCAACAATGAAAAAGCGATTGCAACGGTGCAGTGCCCCGTTCTCATCATTCACGGACGAGATGACCGTATCGTTCCCTTCAGCCACGGACAGAAACTCTACAACGCCGCCCCCGAACCTAAACGCCATTTCTGGATCGACGACGCCCGGCACATGAACTACGCCTACGTCGCCGGAGATGAATACCTGAAAACGATCCTCTCGTTTGTCGCAGAATTATAA
- a CDS encoding cupin domain-containing protein — translation MKRIRHSEIPETPVSHNAKIRKQVIVADGVVPRLTNYSRAVFPPGEKAERHIHRDMAEIFTCESGCGEIRVNDVAYVFSPGITVVVEPGDAHEIINTGSAELVVRYFGIVTG, via the coding sequence ATGAAACGAATCAGGCATAGTGAAATTCCGGAAACGCCGGTATCGCATAATGCGAAGATACGGAAGCAGGTCATTGTGGCAGACGGCGTGGTTCCGCGCCTCACCAATTATTCCCGGGCCGTTTTTCCGCCCGGTGAAAAAGCGGAACGTCATATCCACCGCGATATGGCCGAAATTTTTACCTGCGAATCCGGCTGCGGCGAAATACGGGTGAATGATGTTGCATACGTTTTTTCACCGGGTATTACGGTCGTGGTTGAGCCCGGCGATGCCCATGAAATTATCAACACCGGTTCCGCCGAACTGGTTGTTCGCTATTTCGGTATCGTTACCGGTTGA
- a CDS encoding DUF1643 domain-containing protein produces the protein MEFLYAAELKKRFTCFGHFYELGLKNGEKVKCRSVLEIVDGTVPQDEPSAISEMIPDVVVIMMNPGSSRPKKAGYADRVIEYPESGKKRRKELVLTQPDNTQYQVMRVAVSKGWSHIRVLNLSDLRDPKSGKFLEKVEALRSVAGGHVHSLFCAERRDECTFSLQRKTNTPILLGWGQDPGLLPLAEPCMERIAAFPTVAVPSAVHPLLNAHPSPMMQKMKLQWLENILLQLVH, from the coding sequence ATGGAATTTCTGTATGCGGCTGAATTGAAGAAGCGCTTTACGTGTTTCGGCCATTTTTATGAACTGGGACTGAAAAACGGTGAAAAGGTGAAGTGCCGTAGTGTGCTTGAAATCGTGGATGGGACGGTCCCGCAGGATGAGCCGTCGGCCATTTCGGAAATGATTCCGGATGTGGTGGTGATTATGATGAATCCGGGGTCGTCCCGACCGAAAAAAGCGGGGTATGCGGACCGGGTGATTGAATACCCGGAGTCCGGAAAAAAACGGCGTAAGGAGCTGGTGCTGACGCAGCCGGACAATACGCAGTATCAGGTCATGCGTGTGGCGGTTTCGAAAGGCTGGAGCCATATCCGGGTACTGAATCTTTCCGATCTGCGGGATCCTAAATCCGGAAAATTTCTGGAAAAAGTCGAGGCGCTTCGCAGCGTGGCGGGGGGGCATGTGCACAGTCTTTTCTGCGCCGAACGGAGGGATGAATGTACATTTTCGCTGCAACGGAAAACGAATACGCCGATACTGCTGGGCTGGGGGCAGGATCCCGGTCTGCTGCCGCTGGCGGAACCGTGTATGGAGCGGATCGCGGCATTTCCAACGGTAGCCGTACCTTCGGCAGTACATCCGCTGCTGAATGCGCATCCAAGTCCCATGATGCAGAAAATGAAGCTTCAATGGCTGGAAAATATTCTGCTTCAGTTGGTCCATTGA
- a CDS encoding CvpA family protein, which translates to MHIVIDILAVIVLLFFLLAGWHKGFLLSILSVVRVVLAYGAAFFAGRYIGAWLGEVAHRPRIVTIPVVAGLTFVVITFIFHVVMTNLRDTLREKEEKEDYSLPWYNALSGAAINLFIGLFSMIFLFWLGDIFSVGTTGKPIPGSAHSKFASLARRGTYEAVYMIGARKGRESQAAATARVISNPAQGMQHLENVMAADTIQALVKDRQFAEDLLSGDAGRIESNASLQALFRDEKTLEELKALGFFSGREKKSEICQSLSRFGRNEKIQTSLQSLKERDLLSTDKITLLIRDPEFDIIIGELLK; encoded by the coding sequence ATGCACATTGTAATTGATATACTGGCAGTTATTGTCCTGCTCTTTTTTCTGCTGGCGGGATGGCACAAAGGCTTTCTGCTTTCCATTCTCAGTGTGGTCCGGGTTGTACTGGCCTACGGTGCCGCCTTTTTCGCCGGCCGCTATATCGGAGCCTGGCTCGGCGAAGTGGCTCACAGACCCCGCATTGTCACCATTCCGGTCGTCGCCGGACTGACCTTCGTCGTTATCACCTTCATCTTCCACGTGGTCATGACGAACCTCCGCGATACCCTCAGAGAAAAAGAGGAGAAAGAAGATTACAGCCTTCCATGGTACAACGCACTCAGCGGCGCAGCCATCAACCTCTTCATCGGCCTCTTTTCCATGATTTTCCTCTTCTGGCTGGGCGACATCTTCAGTGTCGGCACCACCGGAAAACCGATTCCGGGATCCGCACATTCAAAATTCGCCTCCCTCGCCCGGCGCGGAACCTATGAAGCAGTCTATATGATCGGTGCCCGCAAAGGCCGCGAATCACAGGCCGCCGCAACCGCCCGCGTCATCAGCAACCCCGCTCAGGGCATGCAACACCTCGAAAACGTAATGGCCGCCGACACCATCCAGGCCCTTGTGAAAGACCGCCAGTTTGCTGAAGACCTGCTCAGCGGCGATGCCGGACGCATTGAAAGCAATGCCTCGCTGCAGGCACTGTTCAGGGATGAAAAAACGCTCGAAGAACTGAAAGCCCTCGGTTTTTTCAGCGGACGCGAAAAAAAATCTGAAATCTGCCAAAGCCTCTCCCGTTTCGGCCGCAACGAAAAGATCCAGACCAGCCTTCAGAGCCTGAAAGAGCGCGACCTGCTCAGCACCGACAAAATCACCCTGCTCATTCGCGACCCCGAATTTGATATCATTATCGGAGAACTACTCAAATAG
- a CDS encoding penicillin-binding protein activator LpoB — protein MKSSVLLSALILFSAAALTGCKTKVERMAADEQMDISGRWNDTDSQLVSQEMIADIAKRPWIEEYTAKNGRKPVVIVGTVRNLSSEHIETATFVKDLERELINNGRVTFVANNTERAELRDERKQQQTWSREETQKRLAAETGADYMLQGSIKTIIDSEGKRSVKFYQVDMEMIHLETNEKVWMGSKKIKKYVKKRSVKW, from the coding sequence ATGAAGAGCAGTGTTCTGTTATCCGCCCTCATTCTTTTTTCCGCCGCGGCCCTCACCGGGTGCAAAACCAAAGTCGAACGAATGGCCGCCGACGAACAGATGGATATTTCCGGCCGCTGGAACGACACCGATTCCCAGCTCGTTTCCCAGGAAATGATCGCCGATATTGCCAAACGCCCGTGGATCGAAGAATACACCGCGAAAAACGGCAGGAAACCGGTCGTGATCGTCGGCACCGTACGCAACCTCAGCTCCGAACACATCGAAACCGCTACCTTTGTGAAAGATCTTGAACGCGAACTGATTAACAACGGCCGCGTGACCTTTGTGGCCAATAATACGGAACGGGCCGAACTTCGCGATGAGCGCAAACAGCAGCAGACCTGGTCGCGCGAAGAAACCCAGAAACGCCTCGCCGCCGAAACCGGTGCGGACTACATGCTCCAGGGCAGCATCAAAACCATTATCGACTCCGAAGGCAAACGTTCCGTGAAATTCTATCAGGTGGATATGGAAATGATTCACCTCGAAACCAACGAAAAGGTTTGGATGGGCAGCAAAAAGATCAAGAAATACGTCAAAAAACGCTCGGTTAAATGGTAA
- a CDS encoding MFS transporter has product MITDERRTRAFRIIITTQCLGMLSAFLFQNGFYLNYFTKLGFSSSSFASLSALPSLFSVFLLLPFAFLSDRMGKLKLALIGQVMTVLSLVMMLAAGWMRAGMVMVVGSLLLFCIGGSLQGASWFALLNPIVPSSIRGRFFGRLRVTFMVVNILFTLAVAGMMKLTQAMWAFQSLVGVILVAHVLRYFTYARIPELEREDGEAHKQKSFIQACREVSGIPGFPQFNAYLFLITLFTAGVPIVFGLMQKDVFRFTEAQIMLAGNFFLAGNVAGCALGGRAVDRFGTKRVFLFTHLAYAGTILAMLVRDLMPWPIFVHVLACTFVFSLVGAMAGVATTSEVMALIPATNKSLSTSVNMTLFNLGMALSGLVVSRLIEWHALAEKWKLAGLSFTDYDAILIGFAGLIIFMLASIGLIPKVVKNVQLMPGSGIPRP; this is encoded by the coding sequence ATGATTACTGACGAACGGAGAACCCGCGCATTCCGCATCATCATCACGACCCAGTGTCTGGGGATGTTGAGTGCATTCCTTTTTCAAAACGGATTTTACCTGAACTATTTCACCAAACTGGGTTTTTCCAGTTCCTCTTTTGCTTCGCTGTCTGCGCTGCCGTCGCTGTTCAGTGTGTTTCTGCTGCTGCCGTTTGCCTTTCTTTCGGACCGCATGGGCAAGCTGAAACTGGCGCTGATCGGGCAGGTGATGACTGTGCTCAGTCTGGTCATGATGCTGGCGGCGGGCTGGATGCGGGCCGGTATGGTGATGGTGGTCGGGTCTCTGCTGCTGTTCTGTATCGGCGGGAGCCTGCAGGGGGCCAGCTGGTTCGCGCTGCTTAATCCGATCGTTCCGTCGTCGATCCGCGGCCGTTTTTTCGGGCGGCTGCGCGTAACTTTTATGGTGGTGAACATTCTCTTCACGCTGGCGGTTGCCGGTATGATGAAGCTGACGCAGGCGATGTGGGCATTTCAGTCGCTGGTCGGTGTGATTCTGGTTGCGCATGTTTTACGCTATTTCACGTATGCCCGTATTCCGGAGCTGGAGCGGGAGGACGGTGAAGCGCATAAACAGAAGTCGTTCATTCAGGCCTGCAGAGAGGTTTCGGGGATTCCCGGTTTTCCGCAGTTCAATGCCTATCTTTTTCTGATTACACTGTTTACCGCAGGGGTTCCGATTGTTTTCGGGCTGATGCAGAAAGATGTATTCCGTTTTACGGAAGCGCAGATCATGCTGGCCGGAAACTTTTTTCTGGCCGGCAATGTGGCGGGCTGTGCGCTGGGCGGACGGGCGGTTGACCGTTTCGGGACCAAGCGGGTTTTCCTGTTTACCCATCTGGCCTACGCCGGCACCATTCTGGCGATGCTGGTGCGTGACCTGATGCCCTGGCCGATTTTTGTGCATGTACTCGCATGCACGTTTGTTTTCAGTCTGGTGGGGGCTATGGCCGGTGTGGCGACCACTTCGGAGGTGATGGCCCTGATTCCCGCCACGAACAAATCACTTTCAACATCGGTGAATATGACGCTTTTCAACCTGGGGATGGCGCTTTCGGGTCTCGTTGTTTCCCGGTTGATTGAATGGCATGCACTGGCTGAAAAATGGAAGCTGGCGGGGCTGAGTTTTACGGACTACGACGCGATCCTGATCGGATTTGCCGGACTGATTATTTTCATGCTTGCCTCTATCGGTCTCATTCCGAAAGTGGTGAAAAATGTGCAGCTCATGCCCGGCAGTGGAATTCCCCGTCCATAA